From Nonlabens sp. Ci31, the proteins below share one genomic window:
- a CDS encoding DUF6671 family protein, whose translation MFKGRGLVIATKHEKEKVIAPLLEKGLGVVCFIQEGFDTDTLGTFTGEIERELDPIAAARQKCLMAMEGSNCDLGIASEGSFGPHPSIFFVSADDEFLIFIDKKNKLEIIVRELSTETNFNGSDIKNEQELLDFADAVKFPSHGLILRKSKTDNSYIIKGITNLEDLKKSFHLMLEKFNTVYAETDMRAMYNPSRMTVIKNAAKKLVDKVNSCCPQCNIPGFGVTDVKKGLECSWCGSPTNSALSFIYSCQKCPFEKEEMYPHKKTSEEPMYCDFCNP comes from the coding sequence ATGTTCAAAGGTAGAGGCTTAGTAATAGCGACAAAACACGAAAAGGAAAAAGTGATTGCACCGCTATTGGAGAAGGGATTAGGTGTAGTATGCTTCATACAAGAAGGTTTCGATACAGATACTCTTGGCACTTTTACAGGAGAAATTGAAAGAGAACTTGACCCTATTGCTGCTGCAAGACAAAAATGTTTGATGGCAATGGAAGGAAGTAACTGTGATTTAGGAATAGCAAGTGAAGGTTCTTTTGGCCCGCATCCTTCCATATTTTTTGTAAGTGCAGACGATGAGTTTTTAATATTTATTGATAAGAAAAACAAATTAGAGATTATAGTCAGAGAACTAAGTACAGAAACAAATTTTAATGGAAGTGACATTAAGAATGAACAAGAACTTTTGGACTTTGCTGACGCAGTAAAATTCCCTTCTCACGGACTGATACTTCGTAAATCAAAAACAGACAATAGCTATATAATCAAAGGCATTACAAATTTGGAAGACTTAAAAAAATCATTTCATTTAATGCTTGAAAAATTCAATACTGTTTACGCAGAAACCGATATGAGAGCAATGTACAACCCAAGTAGAATGACTGTAATTAAAAATGCGGCCAAAAAATTGGTAGATAAAGTAAACTCTTGTTGTCCTCAATGCAATATTCCAGGTTTTGGAGTTACAGATGTAAAAAAAGGATTAGAATGTAGTTGGTGTGGTTCACCTACCAATTCTGCGTTAAGTTTTATTTATAGCTGTCAAAAATGTCCTTTCGAAAAAGAAGAAATGTATCCGCATAAAAAAACATCTGAAGAACCAATGTATTGCGATTTCTGTAATCCGTAA
- a CDS encoding DNA-binding protein, which translates to MDLQIGDQVHLIIERETPLGYIVLIEEEWEGLLYKNEVFTDLEEDTEVIGYIKNIREDGKIDVSLRPQGFLNVIDTNVDKVLEKLKESPEGYILVTDKSSPDAIRFHLNMSKKSYKKALGNLYKQKLIAITADRIELLDKN; encoded by the coding sequence ATGGATTTACAAATAGGAGATCAAGTACACTTAATTATTGAAAGAGAAACACCCTTGGGATATATTGTTTTAATAGAGGAAGAGTGGGAAGGATTGCTTTATAAAAATGAAGTGTTTACTGATTTAGAGGAGGACACGGAAGTCATTGGATATATAAAAAACATAAGGGAAGATGGTAAAATAGATGTCTCCCTTAGACCACAAGGCTTTCTAAATGTGATTGATACTAACGTAGATAAAGTTTTAGAAAAGTTGAAAGAAAGTCCGGAAGGATATATTTTAGTGACCGATAAAAGCTCGCCAGACGCGATACGTTTTCACTTAAATATGAGTAAAAAATCCTATAAGAAAGCGCTAGGAAATCTGTATAAGCAAAAGCTAATAGCTATTACAGCAGACAGAATAGAATTGCTAGATAAAAACTAA
- a CDS encoding aldose 1-epimerase family protein gives MLHIIENEKLICTIESSGAEIRSLKNKATGEEYIWQIDKSIWGSSSPILFPVIGKIKEDKVIYDGKEYAMPKHGIIRNNELLSFKTYSISKCSFTLNNSEETLLQYPFKFSFSVDFTLIGNRLIMTYNVENRDAAPIQFACGGHTAYACPLSDNIKLSDYVIEFPSPLPLASSTLGASGLLSLHKRKIASTGGILPLSDTLFNEDALIFPNIACDWVRLHKKKEKKGIIVRFKDYPHLALWSKPSADYICIEPWLGLPDQEDESLDIMQKKTYKTVEPDTKFSIAIETEIE, from the coding sequence ATGCTACACATTATAGAAAACGAAAAGCTAATTTGCACCATTGAATCTAGTGGAGCAGAGATACGATCTTTAAAAAATAAGGCAACTGGCGAGGAGTACATTTGGCAAATAGACAAATCCATATGGGGAAGCAGTTCCCCGATTTTATTTCCAGTAATTGGAAAAATTAAAGAAGATAAGGTTATTTATGATGGGAAAGAATACGCCATGCCTAAGCACGGAATTATTCGAAACAACGAACTCCTTAGCTTTAAAACATATAGTATTTCTAAGTGCTCTTTTACTCTTAACAATTCGGAGGAAACACTCCTACAATACCCTTTCAAATTTTCTTTCTCGGTAGATTTTACCCTTATAGGCAATCGGTTAATAATGACTTACAACGTTGAAAATAGAGACGCTGCTCCCATACAATTTGCTTGCGGTGGACATACTGCATATGCGTGCCCTTTAAGTGACAATATAAAGCTATCTGACTATGTAATTGAGTTCCCTTCTCCATTGCCCCTTGCTTCAAGTACGTTAGGCGCTTCTGGATTGCTATCGCTTCACAAACGTAAAATTGCGAGTACGGGAGGGATTCTTCCACTTTCAGATACCTTATTTAATGAAGATGCATTGATATTTCCTAACATAGCATGCGATTGGGTTCGATTGCATAAAAAGAAAGAGAAAAAAGGAATCATAGTTCGATTTAAAGATTATCCGCATCTTGCATTGTGGTCAAAACCATCTGCAGATTATATATGTATAGAACCTTGGCTAGGACTTCCAGACCAAGAAGATGAATCTTTAGATATAATGCAAAAAAAAACCTATAAAACAGTGGAACCTGATACTAAATTTTCAATCGCTATTGAGACAGAAATTGAGTAA
- a CDS encoding class I SAM-dependent methyltransferase — translation MKDKINANYKVGDLIYDAHIYDGMNTNLADLQFYKSWLPKNKNARILELCCGTGRLTLPIAKDGYDISGVDYTSTMLDQARAKASEEGLEVEFIEADIRNLELNKKYDLIFIPFNSIHHLYTNEDLFKAFKVVKNHLKEDGLFLLDCYNPNIQFIVEGEKEQKEIAAYTTNDGREIWIKQVMRYENKTQINRIEWHYYINGEFDSIQNLDMRLFFPQELDAYLEWNGFNVIHKFGDFKEEAFNDESEKQIFVCQ, via the coding sequence TTGAAGGATAAAATAAATGCTAATTATAAAGTTGGCGATTTAATTTACGATGCCCATATTTATGATGGAATGAACACCAACCTAGCTGATTTGCAATTTTACAAGAGCTGGCTACCAAAAAACAAGAATGCCCGTATACTCGAACTTTGTTGTGGCACAGGCAGACTTACTCTTCCAATTGCAAAGGATGGATATGATATTAGCGGGGTAGATTACACTTCTACAATGCTGGATCAAGCAAGAGCAAAAGCTTCTGAAGAAGGATTAGAGGTTGAGTTTATTGAAGCAGATATTAGAAATTTAGAATTAAATAAAAAATACGATCTTATTTTTATTCCATTTAATTCCATTCATCATTTATATACAAATGAAGATTTATTTAAAGCATTTAAGGTCGTTAAAAACCATCTCAAAGAAGACGGTTTATTCCTGTTAGATTGCTATAATCCGAATATTCAATTTATTGTTGAAGGTGAAAAAGAACAAAAAGAAATTGCAGCATATACCACCAATGATGGAAGGGAAATATGGATAAAACAGGTCATGAGATATGAAAATAAAACTCAGATCAATCGTATAGAATGGCATTATTATATAAATGGGGAGTTTGATTCGATTCAAAATTTGGATATGAGACTGTTTTTTCCTCAAGAATTAGATGCCTATCTGGAATGGAATGGATTTAATGTTATTCATAAGTTTGGAGATTTTAAAGAAGAGGCGTTTAATGATGAATCGGAAAAACAGATATTTGTTTGTCAATAA
- a CDS encoding response regulator gives MESNEKPTYKELENRINELQSEIKIKQDYKRLFENASISIWNEDLTLVFEQIEELRRLDIPNIKIYLIENPKVLLSLIKKLRINSVNKATLRLFKAESNQEFLNNLQSTFGGGANKVFIDLLESIWNNEKSFTAEVNYKTLKGDEFAALFSIPIPQTKLEQQSVPVTIQSIQPLKEAERAKEDSLMKLQEAQKISHVGNWEWEWETDHALWSDEMYRIYGVEKEGFVPTSENVSKAIIVEDRHKMEHAISQLFKGEVTESFEFKIVRPNNEIRDLSILALQINEGTVFGVTQDITDRKKIENELNEAQKLAKVGSWLFNLSNRKIEWSDETFHMWGFDSKKDTTPDFDTMVQRIHKDDQQLFNRSIEKATHHGIAYDIEIRICLPNDQQKTLRIICQPIKKVSGEVIGFAGTNQDITEQKLLAMELTKAKEKAEESDRLKSAFLANMSHELRTPMNGILGFSELLKRKNISNKTKDTYLGYIEKEGNRLLSFISNIVDISKIESNIITIEKSFCNINGVIDDLYSKYSFQLENTGVKLKFKKGLNDQHSGVETDTNKLIQVLSNLLENAIKFTKKGVIEFGYSLFESKLEFYIKDSGIGIEMEEQKNIFNRFTQGRLEQTHNHGVGLGLSIVKGIVTILGGEVWLDSQAGVGSTFYFTIPYENVMADTNIVLDTSSTTLDNSHFTVLIAEDDRFSFLYLKACLSDVNCSILHAVNGKEAVKLVHQNSSIDVVLMDINMPEMNGDKALEEIRKINTEIPVIAQTGLAMAGDKEKMLKAGFNDYISKPISPRVLIKTINKHLKRLADSGMVKKIL, from the coding sequence ATGGAATCAAATGAAAAACCTACATATAAGGAGTTAGAGAATCGTATTAATGAATTGCAATCCGAAATCAAAATAAAACAGGATTATAAGAGACTATTTGAGAATGCTTCCATTTCTATTTGGAATGAAGATTTAACGCTAGTATTTGAACAAATAGAAGAGCTTAGAAGACTCGATATACCAAATATTAAAATATATTTAATCGAGAATCCTAAGGTTTTACTTTCCTTAATTAAAAAATTAAGGATTAATAGTGTCAATAAAGCTACTTTAAGATTATTTAAAGCAGAGAGTAATCAAGAGTTTTTAAATAATTTACAGAGCACATTTGGAGGCGGAGCAAACAAAGTATTTATTGACCTGTTGGAGTCCATATGGAATAATGAGAAATCCTTTACAGCAGAAGTAAATTATAAAACACTAAAGGGAGATGAGTTTGCAGCGTTATTTTCAATTCCTATTCCTCAAACTAAATTAGAACAGCAGTCAGTTCCTGTGACGATCCAAAGCATTCAACCGTTAAAAGAGGCTGAACGAGCAAAAGAAGATTCTTTAATGAAATTACAAGAAGCTCAAAAAATAAGTCACGTAGGAAATTGGGAGTGGGAATGGGAGACTGATCATGCCTTATGGTCTGATGAAATGTACCGAATTTATGGTGTTGAAAAAGAGGGTTTTGTCCCTACTAGTGAAAATGTAAGCAAGGCAATTATAGTGGAAGATAGGCATAAGATGGAGCATGCTATTAGTCAATTATTCAAAGGTGAGGTAACAGAGTCTTTTGAATTTAAAATCGTTCGACCTAATAATGAAATACGAGATCTAAGTATACTCGCTTTACAAATAAACGAAGGGACCGTATTTGGTGTCACTCAAGATATCACAGATAGAAAAAAAATAGAGAATGAATTAAATGAAGCACAGAAATTAGCAAAAGTTGGAAGCTGGTTATTTAATCTATCCAATAGAAAGATAGAGTGGTCGGATGAAACGTTTCATATGTGGGGGTTTGATTCCAAGAAAGATACTACTCCTGATTTTGATACAATGGTTCAACGGATTCACAAAGACGATCAACAACTGTTTAATAGATCTATTGAAAAAGCTACTCACCATGGAATTGCATATGATATTGAAATTAGAATTTGTCTTCCCAATGATCAGCAAAAAACACTAAGAATTATATGTCAACCTATAAAGAAAGTTAGCGGAGAAGTTATAGGTTTTGCAGGAACCAATCAAGATATCACCGAGCAAAAATTATTAGCTATGGAGCTCACCAAGGCTAAAGAAAAAGCAGAAGAAAGTGACCGATTAAAATCAGCATTTCTTGCAAATATGAGCCATGAATTACGTACTCCAATGAACGGTATTTTAGGTTTTTCAGAATTATTGAAAAGAAAGAATATTTCAAATAAAACGAAAGACACCTATTTAGGATATATTGAAAAAGAAGGAAATCGTCTTTTGAGTTTTATATCGAATATTGTAGATATTTCAAAGATTGAATCTAATATCATTACTATCGAAAAGTCTTTTTGTAATATCAATGGGGTCATTGATGATCTCTATTCAAAATATTCTTTCCAATTAGAGAATACGGGCGTAAAACTTAAATTTAAAAAAGGACTAAACGATCAACACAGCGGTGTGGAAACAGATACCAATAAATTAATTCAAGTATTATCTAATTTATTAGAAAACGCCATAAAGTTCACCAAAAAAGGTGTGATTGAATTTGGATATTCCTTATTTGAAAGCAAACTTGAATTTTATATAAAGGATTCTGGTATCGGTATTGAAATGGAAGAACAAAAAAATATTTTTAACAGATTTACGCAAGGCAGATTGGAACAAACTCATAATCATGGTGTAGGGTTGGGCTTGTCCATTGTAAAAGGTATTGTTACTATTCTAGGTGGTGAAGTATGGCTAGATTCTCAAGCAGGAGTAGGTTCCACATTTTACTTTACCATCCCTTACGAAAATGTAATGGCCGACACAAATATCGTTTTAGACACGAGCAGTACGACTCTGGACAATAGCCATTTTACGGTATTAATAGCCGAAGATGATCGATTTAGCTTTCTGTATTTAAAGGCATGTCTTTCAGATGTTAATTGCTCCATTTTACATGCTGTTAATGGTAAAGAAGCTGTTAAATTAGTACATCAAAACTCTTCGATAGATGTGGTGTTAATGGATATCAACATGCCTGAAATGAACGGAGATAAGGCATTAGAGGAAATAAGAAAAATAAATACAGAAATACCAGTAATTGCCCAAACAGGTTTGGCCATGGCCGGAGATAAAGAAAAGATGTTAAAGGCTGGTTTTAATGATTATATCTCTAAACCTATCTCCCCAAGGGTTTTAATAAAAACCATAAATAAACACTTAAAGAGGCTAGCTGACTCTGGTATGGTTAAAAAAATACTATGA
- a CDS encoding DinB family protein, with translation MIAIADKVFDETIHLIKIFDTTPLDEVLDYFGLIRTKRQIFSILTDHITHHRGQILVYRRLEGLVPPSYVLF, from the coding sequence ATGATTGCAATAGCTGACAAAGTATTTGATGAAACCATACATCTGATAAAAATATTTGATACAACTCCGTTAGATGAAGTGCTGGACTATTTCGGATTGATTAGGACCAAACGACAAATTTTCTCAATACTTACTGACCACATAACTCACCACAGAGGCCAAATTCTTGTTTATAGGAGACTAGAGGGACTTGTGCCGCCGAGCTATGTTTTATTTTAA